A segment of the Eptesicus fuscus isolate TK198812 chromosome 9, DD_ASM_mEF_20220401, whole genome shotgun sequence genome:
tgggtcaacactcaaccactgaaccacaccggctgggccaatTCTGGCTTTTTAGCTGGGCATGTGGGCACTGAAATTACTTCCCAGCATCCTGTGCTGTGGCCATGCGATTTAAGTTGTGGCCAGTGGGAAGTGGAAATGGGCAGAATCCTTTTAAAGGGAGGTTGGGTGctatctcctcccttccttccagctgATGGGAATGAGGATGAATGGACGGAGCAAGGACCGTTACTTGGCCATGAGGTGGATCTCATTAGTAATCCAATGTGTTCAAGCAACAAGATGGGAGCCAGAGTCTGAGGGCTGCTAGTTGCCACACTAGCTCTGGACTGACTATATTtacagaagagaagaagaaggaaacatCTATTTTGCTAAGCCACCGATAGCCTGGCTTTTCTATCAGTTTCAACCATTGGAGTCCTAGCTTCTACAAAGCCGAGCCCACTCTGGGACAGGGCTGTCCTGCTCCACGGCTCCCTCTCTGGGGCAGAGTGATGTCTGATTTGGCCCAGAAGCCCACAGGGTATGGCAGCCAGCCCTCTAGATAATTCGTGGAAAAAAGTTCCAAGAAAATAGGTTCCTTGTTTCAGTATTTGTGAGGGAGGGAAAATGGTattattctgtgtgtttttttaaatttaattgccCAGCTCAGACGAAAATCAAATAATATTCGAAAGAAGTAACTGGAGACTGGATCACAAATGTATACAAGTTCCATGCAGTATCATTTTAAGAGTACAAAAATGGAAACCTGTATGTTGAATAAAGGGGGTTAGCTAAAACCCATTCTATAGTGAGACTCCTTATCTACAGGTAAAAAAAGCCCCAGTAGATACAGAAATCCAAgtttatacattaaatatatttacacatagTAAAAAGCCTTTATATCAAAATATTGTAAGTTATCTCCATGTGGTAGCATTATAGatgatttaattttctttccttttttgttttccttacttCCTATAATGAACACGCTATGATTTTTTAATTGGCAATaaacaaagttaaaaacaaacaaacaaacaacagaaaggaACAGGGAAGGAGCAGGCCCGCCCGGGGCCCTGCCAGCTCCGCCTCCCATTGGCATTCTTACCACTGGGCCTCCTTCACCTCACCTGGAGGCGTGTGAAGGGAGGAAACGGCCCCGGACCTTCCTGACATGGAGCCAGCTGAGCATGGCGCTCCCTGCCTTGTGGATGTCGCCCTTTGCAGAGTCCGGGGAGTCTCCTCGTTCATTCCTCTTTTGCGGGGGGTGGTTCGGGATTTCTCCGGAAATCACAGTAGCCCCCAGGCCGTACTTACCCACAGACAGCTGAGGTGTTGATCTGAACAGGGTGggatctgccctctcctgccagcgcTGTGGTGGCAGCAAAGGAAAAGCCAGGAACCAGTTTCCTTCcagtaagaattatttttaatggtttaaaAATGAGTCTGTACAAAACCAGCACCACCATTTGGTGCTTCCAGTCCACTGGGGGATCCCAAGGTTCTCTTCCAACACTATCTCTTTGGCCAATTGTGCCTGAAACCCCTGTAGAGACAGCATGAAAACAAGTTACTTCTTTCAGTTTGGACGGATGTTTGTTCTCAGCTGATTTATAAAATGCTGCGGACACTGATGATGCAGAACTGAGAATAGCTTGTTTGGCAATGGAGAATGGAGAAGGGCAGCAacaaccaccccccccctcctccgTGTGTGGGTGGGCTGGCCCAACAGGGGTTGGCTGAGCTGACCAAGATCTAAAGCAGGTTCCTTCTGCATCATGCacacctggggcaggggaggggcacgtCCCGCCCACAGGCCACACGAAgccattgggtctggccctgccgaggcattaggggtgagttcattaaatgtttgactacaTGTAACAAGCTAATGTTTAaattggtaattttgtatggccctcgaatgatgttataaatgtccaAATGGCCCTCGGGAGaggaggttccccacccctgggtccTTTGATCTCAGGGTCTGCTCCAAGGATTAGGATTTAAATTCTCAACATctggtttgttttctttcctctgaaacAGGCTCATCTAGGGAAACTTCAATCCTATTTGCTCTGAGGTGGCCCTGGGAAACTGGTAATGGGTGGAGAGAGCTGAGGAGGACGGGCATGTGGGCCCTGGGACGGTGGCTGAGACTGACAGGTGGCATCCCACAATCACCTCCCCTCTGCCATCTCCGTTTTCCCAAAGTCAAAGGGGGGCCGTGGTCCTGAGAGGCCGAGCACCCTCCCGTCGAGCCCGCTGAGCCTCCACTACTTACCTGTCTGACTTTCCAGTCGGAAAGGACATGCTTTTGTTTCCCATGGGCTGTTTCAGTTTTTTGGCTGCAAGACATTTCTGAAAAGGTAAGAAGCACAAAGACAAGATGAGCTATGAAAGGAACTGGAgggctcctcccgggcctcctGCTCCACATGCCAAATTCTCAGCCCCATTTGGCTCTGCCTGGCACCGACACCCACACGGGGCAAATACAGGCTTGTGCCGGCACCAGGGGTGTTTCTGGCCTGCAGCTATAATTCCCATGGTAGCAAACACAGAAAAACACCCTTTAAAACCACACACCAGCCTTTATaatctcttaaatttttttttaactgctggAATCACTGGTGTGTATTGTCTGTGCCTGGGAAGAAATGAGGTGAGGGAAAAGACATGCAAGAGGATTCCTGGATGGACCGGTCTTCCCAGCCATAGAAGCAGTAAAAAAACAAGCACCAGGCACTCTCTGGAAATTGAAAGTGTCTTTCTTACCTTGCCAGAAGGGGTCTGCTTATTTGGATCAAACTGGGAAGAAGGTTTGGGTTTGCTGCTTCCTGAAAGGTAAGAGTGATCATGTGAGTGAGTTAACACACATGGCAGGCTCACTGCTGGGCTGGGCGCTCATCACTACAAGTGTGGGCTGTCAGCTGCTGCCCTTCATGAGAAGGGACGTATGGCTGATGTCAATTCACGCCAGGTTCCCAGGAGAAAAGGGCAGCGGATGGCCAGGCTTTCTCAAAGACCTGTCCTCAGGGGTCAGGGCGGATGCTAAAGCAGTGGCCACTTTTACATCAAGGAAACCCGTTCAGGTCCGTGTGTGCTGGATGGTGCCAGTGTCCATAACTTGGACTGAggtgaccatcagccctgccttctctctcttcACAGGGACACACTGGCAAGGAGGCTGATCGTCAGGAATGCCATCTGCAGCCTTCAAAGTAGATGGGCTCTCACAGGCTAAGGCTCCAAAACCAGAGCTTCGCATCATGGGCATCGGGTTTTTCCCACAAACAAGATCTTTGAGAAACTGTGTGTCTGTGAGAAACTGTTTTTGGACACGGGCTACGGTGAGGgagggtgcagccactgtagaatgGATGCCTTCTTGCTAAACCACTCTAGTGGCTGGTGCAAGTCGCTCCGGTGGcaggtggtggtagtgggggaTGGGTTTTTCCCTGTCACTGCTGTTTCTCTGGATTGCTCTCCTAAGTGTGGGCTGTGCATGTCTTGGGCAAGGCTGTCTGTGACCGAGTCCTGCTTTCTTTCCTCTACAGCCGCCCTTCATCTGACCTGGACAGACACCCAACCGGGCAGCAGATGTGGCCTCACCAGCAAAAGCCTTGAAGTCTGACTTGCTGTAGTCATAAGGGGTAAAATTTTTTTCTGGCGCATCTGGGTCTTTCGGCTTCTTGGCAACTTTGAGTCGTTTCTTCTCCTGTTTCTGTTCTGTGGCCCCTGGGTCACTTGTTACTCGCTCTCTCTTCATGGCGGCGTTTTCTAGCTGTAGGTTGAACACACCCACAGGAAGGAGATGGAGGTACATGAGAGGAGGCAGCCCTGCGGGCCTCTGCTGTGAGCACACTGTAGGGATTCAGGTGCCTACTGTGCGGTAAGATCGAGCAGGGATGGTGAGAGGGGTGTGGGCCAGGGAGTGAGCAGAGACAACACGGGCCATTTAAGAAAGGCCGGGGCCCCGCCTTCCAGGCACTCTGGGGTGAGGAAGAGTACTTATGGGGGCAGAGGACACTGTGGGCTCCAATTCCTATCTACCGCTGGGCAGGCGGGGTGGCTTATTTACTAGTATACAAGCACAGGGGAAGAAACCACCCAACGGCATTACAAATCAACTTTTTTGAGGGGAAATGAGGCAGGCACTAATTGGCAAGCCAAAATGAACTGGAAGGACACGAGCATTTAATTCGCGGCAGAGGGTAAGCCGTCCTGATATTTGAGGAAAATCCTGACAGTGACCCGGGGCCTCTCGTTCCTCAAAAGACCAAGCAGAAAAGCCAGCACGTACGGCAGCCTGCCGCCGGACAGACACGGCCTGCTCCGCCGCCACTTTGTACTCCTCGGTGGCCTGGTCCCGGGCAGCTGCAAGAGAGAGAACTGTCTATGGAGCTGCTGACTCAggccaggctccatccccacctgCCTGACCCGTCCATGGGTTACCAGTGGAGGGCACCCTCCCTGCTGCTCAGCCTCCTGGGCTGGTTCCACCTCGCTCCCCAGCCTCTGCAGGGGGGGCCACTGTTCTCAATCTGACACGATGAtgaccacccctaccccccagaCCTGGTTCTCTCCCAAGAACCCACACCCAACACCAACGGCCTTCTTGTCATCTCTGAAGATGTCAATACGACTCTCAACCACAGCATGGCAAGGACCAGAACCAAAACCTCTTCGGCATCAAACAGGCTCCCTCCTCCTGATGGAGACCCCATCTTTCTAGCTGCTCAGGACAGAcccctcttgcacccactgcgcCTTCCTTTCCCTCACATACCACATCCGACTCATCACCAAGTGCTGTCGGCTCTACCACAGGAACCTCCAGTTCTGACAACTTCCACCCCCTCCTCTGCTGCCACACTGCCCAGCCAGCACCCCCTCACCTGGATGACCACCATGTCTCCTCACCGggctcccgcccctgccctctACACTCTGCTCCCTACGCAGCAGCCAGAGTGCCCTTTCCAAAGCGTAGTCAGCTCTTGGCACTCCTCCGCTCCCCGCCTCCGAGGCCGCCCAGCTCACCGGGAGTGCTCAGCTACGTCCTcagcccctgcctctctcccGAGTCCCCTCCACCTCACCACCCGGCAcctcctacctctctctctgcGTAATGCCTACTGCCATCGGACAGAACATACATTGAGGGGTTTATTGTCCACTGTCCCAGGAGAAGGCACGCTCCACAGGGCAGCGGCTGTGTCTGTCTTGTTCTCTGCTGTGTCTGGCACTTTGTCGAATGACTGAGTAACAGAATGATGCACCGGGGCTACTCTTTAACCAACACCTGAGTGGCTGGGTTTACAAGGAAGTGAATGCTACCTGTTTGCTCAGCTGCCTTCTTCTTGGCAGTTTCTTTAGATTCTTTTTGTACCTGTACCTGGCTTGCCAGCTTCCAACGGTTGCTGAtctataatgaaaacaaaacaaaaaaactccaaaACTCAGTCACCTaggaatgctttattttttttaatgaggcgaTGCAGGGCATGCTAGCCTAGTCACTACACACATTCTAAGTCATAAATTCCAAATCTGatgacacaaaaataaaatctcatgctggctttatttataatacttATTAAGAAGGACAAGGTACaactgttccaggcactgggccagAGGCTTTCGTATCATCATTCAACCCCTTCCACAGTCCTGGGAAcaacaggctcagagaagctaagtaacttGTCCGAAGGGACACACACGGTTAGTAAACGGGGGAGCTGGAACTCGGGCAGGACCTCTGCAGGCCTGAGTGCTCCTCTGTGACAGCACATTCACCTGCGGCCTTAGAGCACATCTAGGTGGTGGGAGATGTAAGCACGGTAAGGGATGGAGGGCTGTTGAGTGTGCCACACCcagaggggggaagaggagagaaggcaAAACCTCTGCCTGACTCCCCATTTCTAAAAACAACAAGCTAACAACCAGCGACAGGGCTGAGGCCCATCagggttttggcctgattctcGGGCGGTGCTGGTGAGCAGAGGGAGCCAGGCCACCCATCTGATCAGAGCAGGCACTTCCTGCAGGGAGGAAGAAGGCTGTTAGCAATTAACACGCTGGCTCCCAGGAACATCTCATGGGGATCCAGGGAAGgtgttttcttattcttattcatAATGctgttaaaaacaaaccaaacaataTAAAACagagtgttttaaaatttaagctGTCACCTTTAAGAGCCTTAAATTAATATTCACACATAAAAATGCATAAAGCTGTACATTTAACATCTGGGCACTTTACTACATATAAATtaaacctcaatttaaaaaaaagcacaaaaaaaataaaaacaaaccaaaacctcCCCCCCAAAGACCTGTTTCTTAAAGGGTTTTCCCCAAAGCTCCTGAGAACCGGATTAAAGGCCTGGCCCTCTCTGGAGAAATGCTTGTATAAAAAGGGTTTCGCATTCATTTTCAGGGGGTTTGCAATGGGTTTGTTTAAAACAGAAACTTGGTTCAAATAATTAAGGAGTCTCCCTTTCTTAGAAAGTCAGTCTTAGAAAGGATGACAAATCCACTTACTTCATAGATTTTTGATGACGGGTCAAACTTTGCTGCCTGAGAAATGTGAGCGTGGTGTTCTATCGAAGGCAGAAACTGGAGAAATGGAAACAATCATGTTAAATGCTGTAAAAAATGGAATCCGGACCCAGGCTTCAGGGCACCCAGAGGGGATTTCTGGTCAGTTTCATCTCAGGAGGCCTCAGCTCAAAGCGTCAACCTGGCCTTAGTTCCCTGGCACTCAAAGGAGGTATTCCTGCTGGTTTTGTGTCAGAAGACCTCGACTCCCCACCGGGACACTGGGGACAACccacaccctgcaccctctcttcctttccagaCCAACACCCCCTGTCAGCCCTAACGCCCTAACACTTACCATCCGGAATGGGTTCTCAAAGGACTCCATTATGCTCTGGGCTTTCTTCTGTGCCACTGTTAGTGGAGCCTTTCCGTTTCCTTCAGCACTAGGTTCCTGCGGAAACAGACAGAAAACAATCACTTATAACTGTAATCATTTTGTGACATTAAGATGCAAGCAAGAGAGTAATAATGGCTAATGTCTAAGAGCCCCTCCATTTATGAACCACTACACTAGCCTGTAATAGCACCCTGTAGTGTTTAATATACAGTTAGAAAAGCCCTTACAACCTGGGAGGTAGGTGGTGCTATTCTCACCatcttccagatgaggaaactgaggcttggagaggtaaGACTTCCAGAGCCTTAGAGCTAACAGGCAGAACAAGGGTgtaaacccaggtctgtctgctctAGACCTTCAGGTCATAACCCGACACTTACCTGAAATTTGTAATTATACCCCTTTCTGAGTAATCAATGACATTATGCAGCAGACTGCTGCTTCCAAGTACATTCATAAAACGTGTGCTATCCTGTTGCTTACTCTGTCAGTCCCCGCCACTCAGAGCACAGGGAGAGCACGGCCTCCTTCAGCCTGAGTGGGCACCTCCATGTTCCCACGGCCACAGGGCACGCTCATACTGTGGGCTGCCTCATCACCTTGACGGCTCATTACCTCTGTGGTCAGCTAAAGCTTCCAGACTTCTTTCCTCATGAATTACTGAAGCAAGACCTGGTCTAAATGTATGTAATTAAGGGAACAGAAGGCTAACTCCCAGGCAGTACACTCTGCGGGCGGCATTTCCCCTCCTGGCTTTGGCCCAGCACTCCAGTGTGACAGCATGGCTGCGAACTGGGATCCTGAAACCTGCTGAGCCAGCAGCTTTTTGTCATCGGAACGTACGTTAAGCTTAATATGTGTCTCTATCTAAGTGGACTGTACTATGCTTCTCTTTCTTGGCTCTTTCTTTCTAGAAATTATGATGCTTCCTTTCTGCCACATCAGCTGCCTGCAGCATTTAGAGCTTTAGCCTTCTATCCTGGTCATTCCAGGGATCCATCCTGACTAACAAATGCACCTTGAACTTTCTTTTGCAAAGAACCTGTAGCCAAGTCACTGGCAGGAACAAGAAGCCTGCTGGGTAGGACAGAATGGGATAAGCTCTGTCACAACCGTGTACATTCCAGAAGCACAGCCTGGCCGGGTTGGCCATACTGTCTGCAGACTGAACAGAGTCACTACCTACCATTACTCAGCCTCTTTCTGGAACGGGAAACGAATCTCACCCCACTTACTGGTGCCTGTGTATCCTGCTCCTCACTGTCTAAGGAGCCACCGTGGAGGAAAGCTTGTCAAAGTTCTCTCTATCCCACACACCCCCCGGTGGGCTGGCACTAGGCAGGGAGGTATGCGCAGGACACTCTGCGGTTCATCAGAGAGCTCACTCCGTCCCTCCCGGGAATCGGTGGCAGTGTGGAAATAGTCCTGGCccacgccctcctccctcccaggcatCAGTGAGCATCAAGATGCCAATCCTTCCTTGCGACTTTCTTCACACGGAGCTCACTCACGGAGCATCCTCTACCCACCTCTCACGGAGCCCCTTGTCCAGAGGAGCAAACCACCTTGTGATCTGCCTCCATGCCTCTCCCCACCGCTACTGGGTCTTACTTTTGGCATTAGTTTCAGAGGTGGAAGCAAACCGCCAGGCATAAAAACGCAGTACATTTCTGTGGGTCTGCGTCACCTCGCTGACGGTGCTGTATGACTCACGTTGAATAATGTGATGACAGCGGTAGCGATAAGGCATTTGGAGTCCAGCAGGGCCTCGTCCTCTCCTCCGGCAGGGAAGAGGCTTGCCTGTTTCTGCACCGGCACAGGCCctagagggaaggcaggcagcATGGTCAGAGCCTATGGGGTTGTGTACCCGCTTCCCAGCCTCTCCAGACTCCAGAGGCCTCGACATTACCGTTGGCTGGGGTGACAGGATAGCCATCTGAAGGGGCGTGGGAGCAGTCATGAGGTCCAAAGAGAACATTCTCCAATCTCTGCATCGAAAAGAAACCAACAGGTGCAATGAAACGCCTGCCAGCACGCAGGCGCTCCTGCCAGTGCGAGGCGCTGGCCTGGCAGGAAGTTCATTTTGCACTGGCTCGGACCACTCTCCTCCCAGGGGACGAGACAGCAGACACGTCACTGTACCTCAGGAGTGGGCAGCGGTCCACTCTTCTTCACTCCAGCCGCTACTTCAGACTACACAGGAGAAACAGAGAGCATTAGGAAAGTGGCTGAACTCGATGCCACACACATTTGTTCCTCAGCACAGACTGTGTCCCTTCACTAGACTGTGCTTTTCAAGAGCCCAGAGATTTCCTTCAGCCCTTCATCcgtcccagtgcctggcactgtcaCTGCTGAGTGCCCCACCGTCATCTGCAGGATGAAAGAGTGGGCCCTCTATCATGACGAGGCACAGAGTAGGTTTCCAAAGAGCCCGAGAAGAGTCTTCTCTAGGAACCCGGGTTTCGCTCTTTACGTGGACAAACTGTGGAGCTAAGGCATTTTACTAGTAACATGAAACTTCAAATGTGTTTATCTTCAGGGCCTCTTCTTTTCCACCTCCAGGGAGCTGATTCTAAGTCTTCCTGAATCAATAATCGTCCAAAAATTTACAAACATGATTTAGCACATATTATAGTGCTACTGAGGCAACTCATTAAAAACTGTtccaacacaacacaacacaaacaTGCAAACCTACGTGAACAGGTACCACACAGGAGCGCACACGCACTGGCACCTGAgcagcacacgcacacacagcagCTCTTTCGGAACCCCCCGTTCTCCTAGCGTCCTCGTCCCCTGGGCTTCAGGTTTGGAGTGAGCTGTCTTTGACTCCACTTCCATTATACCCAAATCCACCTGCCATTCAGAGAGCCCTCGGCAGTCCTTAGCGCAGCGCTCAGAGAGAAACGGCAGCTGTTTTCACCATCCGCTTTTCTTCTCACGGTGCTTCTTGTACCTgccctttcctttcctgtttgTGACCACCACCCTCGTCAGGGCACTACCACTCACATCTGAGCTCCCCGACCAGAGCCTCTTCCATTTTATTCATGAGGTTAACTGCCTCTGAACAGGTAACCAGCCCCGTCACTAGACATTACTTGCTGTTAGTTCATCAGAAATAAGGTCCTAAGAAGGAAAAGCTTTAGCAGTGACTATCATAAAAAAGACACTCCCACTGGATTTCGTAAGCCCCgttatttccttgttttttagAATGGAGAGCTCTTTTATGTAGGAGACTACAAGGAGTAAGACGCTGACAGACAGAACAGGCCTGCGGACTTGGGAACCTTCAGCAGAAAGGCTCTTACCTTCAGCAGGGGCATGTCCCGAGCTTGCTGGATTAAAAGATGCATCTCGTTGATTTGTTGCCGTACGAGAGGGGGTACAGGGTTGCAGCAAGCTATGATGCCCTGAGGTTCCCTGAAGACAAGAACACACACAACTCACTACTTAGGAACACAGCCTCAAAGGCTTCCAGACAAGAGCGATGATCAGGGAGGGCCAGAGCTGCGGCAGAGGGGAAGACTGAGAAAACACTGATGGCAGGGAAGCGGGGCTAGCCGCTTCCACACACTCTGCAGCACCAGCCTGGAGCAGGTGCCCTCAcagcctgcctcctgctctcgGGGCAAGCAGAGAGGACCGTAGCCCTGCTGACCTGCAGTTCCACAGCGGGATGAACAGAAGATTATGGATTTAGATTCTGTGCTTATACTTCAATTAACATCATAAGACATTTAAAACCATGAGATGCCTTAGTCTGGAGAGAATCCCTTGAAAGTGGATGCCGATGCCACAGGCTCAGAGGCTTACACAGGACTCAACATAAGGCATAACCATTGAAACGTTCCAGTTCAGAAGTGTCAGTTCCTGAATGGCAGCCCGAGGGCAGAAGCTCTACATTCCTGGACTTGAGCACTTCCTTAGAGGTTAATCTGAGTCAGCCTCGAGGGAATAAATCACAGAAGCTTGCTTCTGAAGGACAACATTCTGTGCTGAGAAAGTCGGAACATGTTCATAGGTGCTCAGACTCACTTAGGCAGCTCTTCAGCTATCTTTAGCATCATGTGGTTTGGCAGTACATATCTGGAACAAAACACACAATGGGTGAATTACATTAAGTTCAGCCAGCAAGTTCCATTAAATGCTATAACCCAGGGGAAAATGTAACCAGCTTTCatggcaaaaagagaaaaagtccaTTATTTCCTTGTTACCGGATCTGCTCAGTctaagagaaatgttaaaagaatctctttaaaaaaattttttttaaatgaaaaaaaataaataaaagaatctcTAATCCCTTACCCATAACTTTCATCTTCCCTCCGAGCGGTTTTGTCCCTCCAGGCAAACAGTAGCTGAAAGGCTGTCAGCTGCTGCGTGTTGAGATGCTTCTTTTGCTTCCTATATAGTTCAAGGTAGGACTCATCCGTGAAGATAGGTTTGATGAATTTCTGCAAAATGTTTCACAATATTCACAATCAAAATTGTGCCCTGGTGGTGAAAGGGTgaaagcctgggggggggggggggaggaatggtggtggctagaaggggtcaatcgGAGGAAAAAGGGGTCATAcgtaataaagatttaaaaaaaaactgtgccCTGGGCTCTTCAAACGTTTGGCTTTCTTCATAAATGTAAAGAGCAAGGAAAGAACTGGGACCTcagcagaaaggaaggaagcccGGGTTCGTGTGCTGGTGGCTTTACCTTGAGGCAGATATCCCTGCTGCGCTGCCACACCACCTGCAACTGGACGGGCTGGCCGTTGCCTCGCTCCCACAGTTCCAGCCTCATTTTATCATAGATGTAAAGCAAGTAATGGGTGTCGTCTCGGGCGTAGCTCAGCATTTCCTCGGGCAGAGGTCTAGAATCGCAACAGAGGAAACTTTCACTCTTTTCCCTCAGCAGCAGCAACTGAACGTGTCTACTCGGTGGTGCTAAGACTCGCTTGGCCCCTTCTGCTGTCAAAGATGCTTTCACAGCTAAGGACAGGCCACTGTTTCACAGCCGGGTAGAAAGGGCGGCAAGACAATGATGTTGAAAATAGGGGCTTTGTCACCTGAGTTCTCTGAGCTCACTTTCCGGACCTATAAAATGGAAAGGCCCCTCGTAGGCTATTGTGAGGATCACACAGGACAACATCCCTAAAGTTCTTAGCTTGGTGTGTGGCACACGGCAAGGGTTAACTAGCAGGTAGTGGCTTTTAGATTTCGTCAATTTTCACCTTCTATTCAGACTTTAGAttctctttataaattttgacatGCAGAATTGGAGAAAAGTTTAGTGGCTTCTTCATACAACAGCCCTGCAAACTTACGGAGAAAGCTAGTCATCTGAAAAGGATCAAGCTGAGCAAGAATTCCAAAAAATGTGGCAGGACGCCATCACAACCCTATCCTATAGTAAACACTTATTATAAGGctatctttactttttaaatttttacttattgacttatcattttttaattgattttagagaggaaggaagaaacactgatttgttgtttcacttatgcatgcatacattgGCTGATTCTTGCATGTAACCTGACCAGGCATCGAATCCGAAACCTTGGCCTATcgggataatgctctaaccaactgagcaacctggccaggctCAACCACGTGCCTTAGAACTCTCATGC
Coding sequences within it:
- the EXOSC10 gene encoding exosome component 10 isoform X1 — its product is MAPPSPAESKAPSPSSAAKSEEEMVLPGFPDADSFVKFALGSVVAVTKASGGLPQFGDEYDFYRSFPGFQVFCETQGDRLLQCMSKVMQYHGCRSNIKDRSKVTELEDKFDLLVDTNDVILERVGILLDEASGVNKNQQPVLPTGLQVPKTIVSSWNRKAGEYSKKTKSETFRLLHAKNIIRPQLKFREKIDNSNTPFRPKIFIKPNAQKPLPQALSRERRECPQDRPEDLDVPAALADFIHQQRTQQVEQDMFAHPYQYELDHFTPPDSVLQKPQPQLYRPVGETPCHFVSSLDELVELNEKLLNCQEFAIDLEHHSYRSFLGLTCLMQISTRTEDFIVDTLELRSDMYILNESLTDPAIVKVFHGADSDIEWLQKDFGLYVVNMFDTHQAARLLNLGRHSLDHLLKHYCNVESNKQYQLADWRIRPLPEEMLSYARDDTHYLLYIYDKMRLELWERGNGQPVQLQVVWQRSRDICLKKFIKPIFTDESYLELYRKQKKHLNTQQLTAFQLLFAWRDKTARREDESYGYVLPNHMMLKIAEELPKEPQGIIACCNPVPPLVRQQINEMHLLIQQARDMPLLKSEVAAGVKKSGPLPTPERLENVLFGPHDCSHAPSDGYPVTPANGPVPVQKQASLFPAGGEDEALLDSKCLIATAVITLFNEPSAEGNGKAPLTVAQKKAQSIMESFENPFRMFLPSIEHHAHISQAAKFDPSSKIYEISNRWKLASQVQVQKESKETAKKKAAEQTAARDQATEEYKVAAEQAVSVRRQAALENAAMKRERVTSDPGATEQKQEKKRLKVAKKPKDPDAPEKNFTPYDYSKSDFKAFAGSSKPKPSSQFDPNKQTPSGKKCLAAKKLKQPMGNKSMSFPTGKSDRGFRHNWPKR